A single genomic interval of Macaca nemestrina isolate mMacNem1 chromosome 14, mMacNem.hap1, whole genome shotgun sequence harbors:
- the LOC105471873 gene encoding protein FAM163B: MTAGTVVITGGILATVILLCIIAVLCYCRLQYYCCKKDESEEDEEEPDFAVHSHLPPLHSNRNLVLTNGPALYPTASTSFSQKSPQARALCRSCSHCEPPAFFLQEPPEEEEDVLNGGERVLYKSVSQEDVELPAGGFAGLQALNPNRLSAMREAFARSRSISTDV, encoded by the exons ATGACAGCCGGGACCGTGGTCATCACCGGGGGCATCTTGGCGACTGTGATTCTGCTCTGCATCATCGCCGTTCTGTGCTACTGTCGGCTCCAG TACTACTGCTGCAAGAAGGACGAGtcggaggaggacgaggaggagcCGGACTTCGCCGTTCACTCGCACCtgcccccactgcactccaaccgcAACCTGGTGCTGACCAACGGGCCGGCGCTCTACCCCACTGCCTCCACCTCCTTCAGCCAGAAGTCTCCGCAGGCCCGGGCCCTGTGCCGCAGCTGCTCCCACTGCGAGCCCCCCGCCTTCTTCCTGCAGGAGCCGCCGGAGGAGGAAGAGGACGTGCTGAACGGCGGGGAGCGCGTGCTCTACAAGAGCGTGAGCCAGGAGGACGTGGAGCTGCCCGCGGGGGGCTTCGCGGGCCTGCAGGCGCTCAACCCCAACCGCCTCTCGGCCATGCGGGAGGCCTTCGCCCGGAGCCGCAGCATCAGCACCGACGTGTGA